The window CTGGACAGATAGTTTTTGCGATTCTCGGCGTTCTGGCGATCCTTGAAGGAGCCCGCAATCACTTTGTACAGCACTTTTTTGGAAAGGGAAAGGGCCTTGGCGATTCCTTCCCCGATGGCATGGGAAAGATCGGTGATGAAAGCCGAGTTGTTCAAAAGCTTCAGATCATTGGAGTGATCGATGAACAAGTTCTCCAGGAGGATTGCCGACATGGCGGTTTCCCGCAGGACGTGGAAGTTCGCCCGCTTTTTCCCCCGGTCCCTCACTCCGTATTTGCTGCCGATGGCGTTCATCACCGTGCTGTGGATGGTGTTTTGCGCGTTGATGGTTTTTTGGGAGACGGTTCCGTTATAGATGTAACTTTCCCAGCCCGTTCCGCCGCCGGCATTGATGTGAATGGAACAGAAATAGTCGGCGTTGTTGGAATTGGCCAAATTGGTCCGGCTCGCCAAGCTCACC of the Planifilum fulgidum genome contains:
- a CDS encoding N-acetylmuramoyl-L-alanine amidase, producing the protein MPLVVIDPGHGGSDPGAVNGSYQEKNYTLSIGLKVRDYLLANYQTNVLMTRTTDTTVSLASRTNLANSNNADYFCSIHINAGGGTGWESYIYNGTVSQKTINAQNTIHSTVMNAIGSKYGVRDRGKKRANFHVLRETAMSAILLENLFIDHSNDLKLLNNSAFITDLSHAIGEGIAKALSLSKKVLYKVIAGSFKDRQNAENRKNYLSSKGISSVIVEVTISGETWYRVQAGAFYSEAEAEARLKQVKDAGISDAYILAG